A part of Deltaproteobacteria bacterium genomic DNA contains:
- a CDS encoding ion transporter → MRVAEWIFTVLFSAEYLARLAVVERPLRYARSFFGLVDLLAILPSYLSLVLPGAESLLVIRAFRLLRVFRVFKLGRFLGEQNLLLTSLRMSRAKVLVFLATVLILDLIVGSAMYLIEGPESGFTSIPTAMYWAIVSMTTVGYGDIAPATPTGQILASILMILGYSIIAVPTGIITAGIVEAARLPDTITTRSCQHCTSEGHLPSARYCRDCGGQLAE, encoded by the coding sequence CTGCGGGTCGCCGAGTGGATCTTCACCGTGCTCTTCAGCGCCGAGTACCTCGCGCGCCTGGCCGTCGTGGAGCGGCCGCTCCGCTACGCCCGGAGCTTCTTCGGGCTCGTGGACCTGCTCGCGATCCTGCCGAGCTACCTGTCCCTGGTGCTGCCGGGCGCCGAGTCGCTGCTGGTGATCCGGGCCTTCCGCCTGCTTCGCGTGTTCCGCGTCTTCAAGCTCGGTCGATTCCTCGGCGAGCAGAACCTGCTGCTCACCTCGCTGCGCATGAGCCGCGCGAAGGTGCTGGTCTTTCTTGCGACCGTGCTGATCCTCGACCTGATCGTCGGATCGGCGATGTACCTGATCGAGGGGCCGGAGTCCGGCTTCACGAGCATTCCCACGGCGATGTACTGGGCGATCGTGAGCATGACGACGGTGGGCTACGGGGACATCGCGCCGGCGACGCCGACGGGCCAGATTCTGGCGTCGATCCTGATGATCCTCGGCTACAGCATCATCGCCGTTCCGACGGGTATCATCACCGCAGGAATCGTGGAAGCGGCGAGACTTCCGGACACGATCACGACCCGGAGCTGCCAGCACTGCACCAGCGAAGGCCAC